In Elephas maximus indicus isolate mEleMax1 chromosome 4, mEleMax1 primary haplotype, whole genome shotgun sequence, a genomic segment contains:
- the LOC126076285 gene encoding uncharacterized protein LOC126076285, which produces MVLRLLHSLPAPRALPPAGLSALRSTLHLLLGSSPRSACGRTRPGEARVRAQMVRESRPWTCSVEAGKGRPEIPPGVPAGLCLSPHYTSLIFGRTSGPGAKTALAGAHREIPTPHPSEKEKWLLLAEKFPVFQHPGQQQRQRPGHALAFPHFAASLFCPEVSPIYPALCRAVAASGRGARPRTPGGDLGEWSFQKYLSESQEKSLPDQGLPARPSRVCSEPPPGLFSLTALSSART; this is translated from the exons ATGGTGCTGCGGCTGCTGCACTCGCTGCCGGCGCCCCGCGCTCTGCCGCC AGCGGGTTTATCCGCACTCCGCAGCACCTTGCACCTCCTCCTCGGCTCGTCGCCGCGCTCAGCCTGCGGGCGCACGCGTCCAGGGGAGGCAAGAGTTCGCGCGCAGATGGTACGAGAGTCGCGGCCGTGGACCTGCTCGGTGGAGGCGGGGAAAGGACGCCCGGAGATCCCGCCTGGAGTGCCTGCCGGGCTGTGCTTATCACCCCATTACACCTCTTTGATTTTTGGCCGCACCTCCGGGCCCGGGGCCAAGACGGCTTTAGCAGGTGCGCACCGTGAAATACCTACTCCCCACCCCTCCGAGAAAGAAAAGTGGCTGCTGCTTGCGGAGAAGTTCCCGGTTTTTCAGCACCCCGGACAACAGCAGCGGCAGCGCCCAGGACACGCGCTCGCATTCCCTCACTTCGCCGCATCTTTATTCTGCCCTGAGGTTTCTCCCATTTACCCGGCGTTGTGTCGGGCAGTTGCAGCCTCCGGGAGAGGAGCGCGGCCCAGGACTCCTGGAGGAGACCTCGGGGAATGGAGCTTCCAAAAGTACCTTTCGGAAAGCCAGGAGAAAAGTCTCCCTGACCAAGGACTTCCTGCCCGCCCTTCCCGGGTTTGTTCAGAGCCGCCACCCGGGCTGTTTTCTTTAACCGCCCTTTCCTCTGCCCGCACTTAA